A single region of the Labrus bergylta chromosome 10, fLabBer1.1, whole genome shotgun sequence genome encodes:
- the npas4l gene encoding neuronal PAS domain-containing protein 4-like — translation MVSHRSTKGASKARRDHINHEIRIMRTLLPIGQDDQERLSYLHSMAAICTFIRKSVFLPGLSAAADSSDRSPPYEAFLPALHGFILVTTAQGRLVYVSENVSEYLGFSMLDVLQGDTFYDMVEHDDVDIVRSNLDVENNSSPERSFVCRMQTSKAFKLQRGGCCSVLVRGRFRSFPHPRPSPSSAAPAPSAQPLFVALCTPTLNRLQSSDSSFSLCFSSVHRADMTFTQLSDSVWYVLGYSSEDLCGRSWYSLVHPEDLSLSAESHRSLMRADEGFQVEMVLRLQCKDLSWTWIYIQANKLSEFQGMSCTNFMISETEARFLQKKISSEAFKPSASCHFAAQHAPQSHSSAKCFKRRRTSDSQSEEQSARAARESDRDVYFVACASSQGDSSPAPSGDSLALFTPPYSPASSSCSSLQEELSRDLLMDVHGYTDQLLSSPECSFPEAAAFTCHHSPSAPPPSAAEQTFEQAAFVALAPLSSSSSPTFDFQTCASDVRLVPDCLSLSDMCESSVDCALHQEDLLQQPQGGSHVHMQHVPRPVLPLHSSLLTPNQSPCSSECDFSEREQVEISILAQQISSLASSFAASHSLNPLQNTARPTTVCDWPPPPPPPAPPLPLKHEQVLDDCLFESILKDLNMANPGFISPSYQPGLLCSRRESNQVEEQLLDVPPTLREELLPAETFMDPFSLQLGRHDANTELHQLNHYMQRVLQQDALTEENLY, via the exons ATGGTGTCTCACAGATCCACCAAAGGGGCCTCCAAAGCCCGGCGGGACCACATCAACCACGAGATCAGGATCATGCGCACTCTGCTGCCCATCGGCCAGGACGACCAGGAGCGACTGTCCTACCTGCACTCCATGGCCGCCATCTGCACCTTCATCAGGAAGTCTGTGTTCCTGCCCG gactctctgctgctgctgactcaTCAGACCGCTCTCCTCCGTACGAGGCCTTTCTCCCGGCGCTGCACGGCTTCATCCTGGTCACCACGGCGCAGGGCAGGCTGGTCTACGTGTCCGAAAACGTGTCTGAATATCTGGGCTTTTCCATG ctcgaTGTGCTTCAAGGAGACACTTTCTACGACATGGTGGAACACGATGATGTCGATATTGTCCGATCAAATCTGGACGTTGAAAACAACTCATCACCAG AGAGGAGCTTTGTGTGTCGTATGCAAACCTCCAAAGCCTTCAAGCTGCAGCGCGGCGGCTGCTGCTCCGTGCTGGTCAGAGGAAGATTCCGCTCTTTTCCTCACCCCCGCCCGTCCCCCTCCTCAGCGGCCCCCGCGCCCTCCGCACAACCTCTGTTTGTGGCCCTCTGCACCCCCACGCTGAACCGCCTGCAGAGCTCAGACTCcagcttctctctctgcttcagcAGCGTCCACAGAGCAGACATGACCTTCACCCAGCTGTCAGACAG tgtttgGTATGTTTTGGGGTATTCGTCTGAAGATCTGTGCGGCCGCTCGTGGTACAGCCTGGTCCACCCTGAAGATCTGTCGCTGAGTGCAGAGTCTCACAGAAGTCTGA TGCGTGCAGACGAAGGCTTCCAGGTAGAGATGGTGCTCAGGCTGCAGTGCAAAGATCTGTCATGGACCTGGATCTACATTCAGGCTAACAAGCTCTCCGAGTTTCAGGGCATGAGCTGCACAAACTTCATGATCag tgaaacAGAGGCCAGATTTCTGCAGAAGAAGATAAGCAGCGAAGCCTTCAAACCATCCGCGTCCTGCCACTTTGCAGCTCAACACGCGCCTCAGAGTCACAGCAGcgctaaatgttttaaaaggcGGAGGACGTCTGACAGCCAAAGTGAGGAGCAAAGTGCCAGAGCCGCAAGGGAGTCGGACAGAGACGTTTACTTTGTGGCGTGCGCCTCCTCCCAAGGCGACAGCTCACCTGCTCCTTCAGGTGACAGCCTTGCACTCTTCACCCCTCCCTacagccccgcctcctcctcctgctcctctctgcaggaggagctcAGCCGTGACCTCCTGATGGACGTGCACGGGTACACAGATCAGCTGCTGTCCTCCCCTGAGTGCTCCTTCCCAGAGGCGGCAGCGTTCACCTGTCACCACTCACCCTCGGCCCCCCCGCCTTCAGCCGCTGAACAAACCTTCGAGCAGGCAGCCTTCGTCGCCCTCGCTCCTCTCTCCTCGTCATCATCGCCGACATTTGATTTCCAAACTTGTGCATCAGATGTTCGCTTAGTCCCAGACTGCCTGTCTCTGTCTGACATGTGTGAGAGCTCAGTGGACTGTGCTCTGCATCAAGAGGACCTCCTCCAGCAGCCACAAGGGGGCAGCCACGTGCACATGCAGCATGTTCCCCGACCTGTGCTGCCGTTACACTCCAGTCTTCTCACCCCCAACCAGTCTCCCTGCTCCTCAGAGTGTGACTTCAGTGAGAGGGAGCAGGTGGAGATCAGCATCCTGGCCCAGCAGATCTCCTCTCTGGCGAGCAGCTTTGCGGCGTCTCACTCGCTGAACCCGCTTCAAAACACGGCCAGACCTACAACCGTGTGTGACtggcctcctcctccacctcctcccgcccctccccttcctctgaAGCACGAGCAGGTCCTCGACGATTGCTTGTTCGAAAGCATCCTCAAAGACCTGAACATGGCCAACCCAGGTTTCATTTCCCCCAGCTACCAGCCGGGTCTGTTGTGCAGCAGGAGAGAGTCCAATCAGGTGGAGGAGCAGCTCCTCGATGTCCCCCCGACACTCCGAGAGGAGCTGTTGCCTGCTGAGACGTTCATGGATCCCTTCAGTTTGCAGCTGGGACGCCATGACGCCAACACTGAGTTGCATCAACTCAACCACTACATGCAGAGAGTCCTTCAGCAAG aCGCCCTCACTGAAGAAAACCTGTACTGA